The following proteins come from a genomic window of Oncorhynchus clarkii lewisi isolate Uvic-CL-2024 chromosome 23, UVic_Ocla_1.0, whole genome shotgun sequence:
- the LOC139381762 gene encoding cold shock domain-containing protein C2-like codes for MADSDPSSPSDPPQPLSSPRTPLSLSFPFLRQGSRVWERERKPPLMPGELPSPLPTKRTRTYSATVRARSGPVYKGVCRTFYRCQGHGFIKPSNGGEDIFVHISDIDGEYVPMEGDEVTYKVCSIPPKNQKMQAVEVIITHLAPGTKHETWSGQIISS; via the exons ATGGCTGATTCCGACCCCTCGTCCCCCTCCGATCCACCACAGCCTCTGAGCTCCCCCCGtactcccctctccctgtccttccCCTTCCTCAGGCAGGGAAGTCGGGtgtgggaaagggagaggaaaCCCCCCTTGATGCCAGGCGAGCTACCCAGCCCTCTGCCCACCAAACGCACCCGCACATACTCAGC GACGGTGCGGGCCAGATCAGGCCCAGTGTATAAGGGTGTGTGCAGGACCTTCTACAGGTGCCAGGGTCATGGCTTTATAAAGCCCTCCAACGGTGGAGAGGATATCTTTGTACACATCTCTGA TATCGATGGAGAATATGTTCCGATGGAAGGCGACGAGGTCACGTACAAAGTCTGTTCCATCCCCCCCAAGAACCAGAAGATGCAGGCGGTGGAGGTGATCATCACCCACCTGGCCCCAGGAACCAAGCATgagacctggtctggacagatCATCAGCTCCTAG
- the LOC139381904 gene encoding aconitate hydratase, mitochondrial-like: MATYCLTVARLQLALGQGVRRLHVSAAFNAKAKVSMSRFEPSNYVSYEKLNENVNIVRKRLNRPLTLSEKIVYGHLDDPVGQDIARGHTYLRLRPDRVAMQDATAQMAMLQFISSGLPCVAVPSTIHCDHLIEAQIGGAKDLARAKDINAEVYNFLASAGAKYGVGFWKPGSGIIHQIILENYAYPGVLLIGTDSHTPNGGGLGSICIGVGGADAVDVMAGIPWELKCPKVIGVKLTGKLSGWTSPKDVILKVAGILTVKGGTGAIVEYHGPGVDSISCTGMATICNMGAEIGATTSVFPYNHRMKTYLEKTGRGDIAALADDYADLLVPDPGCEYDSIVEINLDELKPHINGPFTPDLAHPMADIGATAAKNGWPLEVKVGLIGSCTNSSYEDMGRSASVAKQALDKGLKCKAAFTITPGSEQIRATIERDGYSKILGDVGGMVLANACGPCIGQWDRRDVKKGEKNTIVTSYNRNFTARNDANPATHAFVASPEIVTALAIAGTLDFNPEVDYLTAANGEKFKLEPPSADELPKLDFDPGQDTYQHPPAEGGSKLRVDVSPTSTRLQLLEPFDKWAGGDLEDLQVLIKVKGKCTTDHISAAGPWLKFRGHLDNISNNMLIGAVNIENDGINKIKNQLTGEYGGVPDVARHYKANGLSWVVVGDDNYGEGSSREHAALEPRHLGGRCIIVKSFARIHETNLKKQGMLPLTFQIPADYDKIRPDDKISIKGLANFTPGKPLSAVVKHSDGSKDDFQLNHTFNETQIEWFQAGSALNRMKELQ, encoded by the exons ATGGCGACCTACTGTCTTACCGTTGCTCGGCTCCAG CTTGCCCTGGGCCAGGGTGTGCGGCGTCTGCATGTGTCTGCAGCCTTCAATGCCAAGGCCAAAGTTTCAATGAGCCGCTTTGAGCCCAGCAACTACGTCAGCTATGAGAAGCTCAATGAGAACGTCAACATTGTGCGCAAAAG ACTCAACcgtcccctcactctctctgagaAGATAGTCTACGGCCATCTGGATGACCCTGTGGGTCAGGACATCGCCAGGGGGCATACGTACCTACGTCTGCGGCCGGACCGCGTGGCCATGCAGGATGCCACGGCCCAGATGGCCATGCTGCAGTTCATTAGCAGTGGCCTGCCTTGTGTGGCTGTGCCCTCCACTATCCACTGTGATCATCTAATCGAGGCCCAGATCGGCGGAGCCAAGGACCTAGCGAGAGCAAAG GACATTAATGCAGAGGTGTATAACTTCCTGGCCAGTGCTGGAGCCAAATATGGAGTGGGATTCTGGAAACCAGGCTCTGGCATCATCCATCAG ATAATCCTGGAGAACTATGCCTACCCAGGGGTGTTGCTGATTGGCACAGACTCTCACACACCCAATGGTGGTGGACTGGGCTCCATCTGCATTGGAGTGGGAGGGGCTGATGCTGTTGATGTCATGGCTGGCATCCCCTGGGAGCTCAAATGTCCAAAG GTGATTGGGGTGAAACTGACAGGCAAGCTGTCAGGGTGGACGTCCCCCAAGGACGTGATCCTGAAGGTGGCTGGGATTCTGACCGTGAAGGGGGGTACTGGAGCCATTGTGGAGTACCACGGACCTGGGGTGGATTCCATCTCCTGCACAG GAATGGCCACAATCTGCAACATGGGGGCTGAGATTGGAGCCACCACCTCTGTGTTCCCTTACAACCACCGCATGAAGACCTACCTGGAGAAGACTGGCCGCGGAG ACATTGCTGCCCTGGCTGACGATTATGCTGACCTGCTGGTTCCAGACCCGGGCTGTGAATATGACTCGATTGTCGAGATCAACCTGGATGAG CTGAAGCCCCACATCAACGGGCCCTTCACCCCCGACCTGGCTCACCCCATGGCAGACATTGGGGCCACGGCAGCGAAGAATGGCTGGCCCCTGGAGGTCAAAGTAG GTCTGATTGGCAGCTGCACCAACTCCAGTTATGAGGACATGGGCCGCTCTGCCTCCGTGGCCAAACAGGCCTTGGACAAAGGGCTGAAGTGCAAGGCCGCATTTACCATCACCCCCGGGTCTGAACAGATCCGCGCCACCATCGAGAGAGACGGATAT TCCAAGATCCTCGGTGATGTTGGTGGAATGGTCCTGGCCAACGCCTGTGGACCCTGCATTGGACAGTGGGACAG GCGTGACgtgaagaaaggagagaaaaacACCATCGTCACGTCTTACAACAGGAACTTCACCGCTAGGAATGATGCCAACCCAGCCACACACGCCTTCGTCGCCTCCCCTGAG atcGTCACAGCCCTGGCAATAGCAGGAACCCTGGATTTCAACCCCGAGGTTGACTACCTCACTGCCGCCAACGGAGAGAAGTTCAAGCTGGAGCCTCCCAGCGCAGACGAGCTGCCCAAGTTGGACTTTGACCCTGGTCAGGACACCTACCAGCACCCCCCTGCAGAGGGTGGATCCAAGCTGAGGGTGGACGTCAGCCCCACTAGCACCCGGCTGCAGCTGCTGGAGCCCTTTGACAAGTGGGCGGGCGGAGATCTGGAGGACCTACAAGTCCTCATCAAG gTGAAGGGGAAGTGCACCACAGACCACATCAGTGCTGCCGGCCCCTGGCTAAAGTTCCGTGGTCACCTTGACAACATCTCTAACAACATGCTGATCGGAGCAGTCAACATAGAGAACGACGGCATCAACAAGATCAAGAACCAGCTGACGGGAGAGTATGGCGGTGTTCCCGACGTCGCCCGCCATTACAAG GCCAACGGTCTGTCGTGGGTGGTTGTGGGAGATGACAACTACGGTGAGGGATCCAGCAGAGAGCATGCCGCCCTGGAGCCCAGACACCTGGGAGGAAGATGCATTATCGTCAAAAGTTTCGCCAGGATCCACG AGACTAATCTGAAGAAACAGGGTATGCTGCCCCTGACCTTCCAGATCCCTGCTGACTATGACAAGATCCGACCAGACGACAAGATCTCCATCAAAGGACTCGCAAACTTCACCCCAGGAAAA CCCCTGTCTGCAGTAGTGAAGCACAGTGACGGCAGCAAAGATGACTTCCAGCTGAACCACACCTTCAACGAGACACAGATCGAGTGGTTCCAGGCTGGCTCCGCCCTCAACAGGATGAAGGAACTCCAGTAA